Within Oleidesulfovibrio alaskensis DSM 16109, the genomic segment CAGCCCTGCCTGGCACAGAACACCGCCTGTGCCGGAATTGCGCAAAAAACAGACCGGCAGATCAAAGACATAACAATGCGGGCTGACCGCAGTCAGCCCGCCAATACGCGTCTAGGGCCATCCATTATCTGATGCAGGCGGCCGCGCACCTGTCTGCAGGCGGAATGAACAACGCACCAAACGGCTGCCCCGTCATAAGACACCTGCATCACCGGTCCCCCCCGCTATTCCGGTTGCCCTTTCCCGCTAGATGGGCGGGGCAATAGTTACAAGCACCTTCATGTCCGTGACAGCGCGCACGCCGTGCGGAGTACTTATAGGTGCCACCAGCACCGCTCCGCGTGGTGCGGGAATCACTGCATCACCGTCGCCCACAAACTCGCCTTCACCTTCGAGGACCACGATATTCAGTTCGCCCTCGATATTATGGCTGTGCACGGGCAGTTCCTGTCCGGCCTTGAACGTAAAGCTGACTATCTTGAAATTTTCCGACTCGTGGACCAGTTCCATGACAAACCGCTGATCGTCAAAGCGGACAGCTTCAAGCAGATTGTGACTCTTCATATGTGCCTCCATGGCTCTGCCGGCTCCGGCAGCTGGCGGAA encodes:
- a CDS encoding cupin domain-containing protein, whose product is MKSHNLLEAVRFDDQRFVMELVHESENFKIVSFTFKAGQELPVHSHNIEGELNIVVLEGEGEFVGDGDAVIPAPRGAVLVAPISTPHGVRAVTDMKVLVTIAPPI